In Thermodesulfovibrionia bacterium, the genomic window CTCTGCTGTTGAGATGAGTGGGTTCTCCAACTTTATCGCATCGAACGCGAACTTAAGTGAATCTGTGACAATGCCGCTTGCATTCCCTATTCTCAAATTGACGGCGATGATATGCTTTGCGTTGTTCTCTTTGGCTATCCTCGCAAGCTCATCCATCATGCTCAAGGCTATTGAGACCTCATGCACCTGCATCCTCCTCATCCATCAGCCTGAGTATCTCATCAAAGCCCTGCCATATCTCATCAGCCATCTTCTTGTCCACCTTCTCAATGGCAAATCCCACATGGACAATAACATTGTCGCCGATATTCACATCGCCCTCAGGCAGAAGCTGAAGCCCGATATTGCGCTTCACACCCCTTGCCTCAGCTATTCCTGAGGGATAATTTATCTCTATAACCTGCATCGGTACGCCTACACACATAATTATTTATACCTTATTTTTTGATTGGATTAATACCCCATTCACTCAGCTTACCCAAAACCTCTGCATAGAGATCGTAAAACCTTGCCTTTATCTCCTCTGACATCTCAGTGCTTGTATCCATAGACTTCGGCTGTATCCCTATAAGGCACATCTCAGGCGGGCTTATTCCCATGAGCTTTGCCGCAAATAGCATATCAGGCAGGCCTATCTGATGCACTGAAAGTTTCTGGCTCAGAAAAGCGGGTATCCTGTCGCCGATGACGGTATCGATAGTGCCGGGCTCTTTCTTGAAGTTTGCAGCGTCAATTATCAGAAGCCTGTCGCTCCCTTCAATAAAAGGCAGAAGGTCAAGCCCCTTTGTACCGCCGTCTATCAGAGTGACATTGTCAGGGAAAGTATATTCATCGTCAAGTTTATTAACGATATGAACCCCGACCCCGTCATCGCTTATGAGAGTGTTGCCTATGCCTAATATGGTTATCTTCAAAGCCTTCTCCAAAAATCAGCCCCGGAAACCTCAATCACTCAGGACTTCCGGGGCTATAGTGTAATTAACCCGTTACTTGCCGTTCATAACTCTTTACGAGATCATTCTCACTCTTTACCCGTAACAAATTTGTAGCCGTTGAAGATCGAGAGGAGCAGTCCGCTCTTCTCCTTTGAATCAGAAGAGATGACAACATAAACATGAAAGATCGCAAATGCTATGAGTACATACATCACAAGATGATGGTAGAGCCTGATCACCGGCAGGTACATGAAGCCTCTCATCCATCCGCCGAGCACGAACCAGACCGTACCTGTATGATACACTGAATACAATGCAAAGCCTGAGCATATCTCAAAGATGAAGAGCAGAAAGACTATCAGATAGGTGAATCCCGCAAGCACGGTATGCCCCACTGCATAAGACGGCTTTCTGCTGATAAGGAGATAATACTTGAGCTCCGCAACAAAGCTGCCCATCTTCTCCGCTGTGAACGGGAACCATGAGCAGACGCAGGCATACTTGTTGCCCATTAACGACCAGTACATACGGATAATGAAGCTGATCAGAAACACATACGCTGAGACAAAATGTATGAACCTCATCCAGCCCATTATGTACTCTTTTGTTGTGTAGGCATAGAGATAGGGGTTGCCGATGTATATCCCTGTAATTGCAAAGGCAACTATACTGAGAACAAAGAGCCAGTGGGTAAGCCTTACCGGAAACTCCCAGACATATACTCTCTTTCGTTCGCTCATCATATCAGCCTCCCTAAACTACCTTTATCCTAATGACCTCTTTGCCCTCTGCATCCACCACATGAACAGCGCATGCCATACACGGGTCAAATGAATGTATGGTCCTCAGTATCTCCACAGGCTGGTCAATGTTGGCTACAGGCGTCCCAATCAGCGCCTCCTCGAACGGGCCTCTCTGCCCCTTTGCGTCTCTCGGAGAACCGTTCCATGTTCCGGGAACAACGCACTGATAATTCTCTATCTTTTGATCCTTGATCTTTACCCAATGTCCGAGCGCGCCTCTCGGAGCCTCGTGAAGGCCGTAACCCTGTGCCTCTTTCGGCCATTCAGACGGATCCCACTTCTCGCCTGAGTGTATCTTCAGGTCGCCCTTCTTCATGTTGGCGGCAAGCTGATCTATCCAGACAGGTATCTGCTCTGCTGTGACAAGTGTCTCAATTCCCCTTGCCGCTATCCTGCCGAGCGTTGAGAAGAGAACTGTTGGAGGAAGGTTCCCAAGTTTCTTCAGAACACTGTTGACCACAGCCTGGATCCTTTCATGGCCTGACGCATATGCAACGAGCATCCTTGAGAGAGGCCCGACCTCCATCGCCATGTCATCATAACGCGGAGCCTTTAGCCATGTATATTTCTTGTCAGTATCAAGCTCTGCATACGGAGGTTTAGGCCCTGAGTATTTATAATTCGTCTCGCCGTCCCACGGATGTTTGCCTGCGCCGTCTCCGCCTGAATACTCATACCATGAATGCGTCACATATTCCGTGACCTTCTTGTGGTCAACAGGATGGACTTTTGAAAGGTCTTTGTTGAGAATTATCCCGCGTGGCAGCCAGAGATTTGATGAGTTCGTGACTGTGTCATGCGGAAACTCGCCGTATGAGAGGAAGTTGCCTACGCCTGCGCCGTGGCCTGCCCAGTCAAGATAAAAAGGAGCAACAGCGAGTATGTCGGGTATATAGACCTGCTCGACAAATTCCTTTGCCTTCTGCGCAAGGCCGTGCATAAAGGCTATGCTGCCTGCGTTAAGCGCGTTCTGGCTGTTCGGGTCTACAGGTATCGACATGCCGCCGACTATATAGGTCTGAGCATGCGGGTTCTTCGCACCGAGCATGGCCTGCATCTTTATGACATCCCTCTGCCAGTCAAGCGCCTCAAGATAATGTGCAACAGCCATGAGATTGGCCTCTGCCGGAAGTTTGTACGCCGGATGTCCCCAGTAGCCATTGGCAAACGGGCCGAGCTGGCCGTTCTCTACAAATGCCTTGACCTTGTCCTGAACTGCTTTGAAATAGTCTGTGCTTGATTTACCCCAGTCAGAGATCGACTGCGCAAGCGCTGATGTCTTTGCAGGGTCTGCGCTCAGCGCGCTCACTATGTCAACCCAGTCAAGGGCGTGAAGGTGGTAAAAATGTATTACATGGTCCTGTACATACTGTATGCCGGTAATAAGGTTTCTTATAATTCTTGCGTTATCTGGAACTGTGATGCCTAAGGCATCTTCGACCGCTCTCACCGAGGCGGTTGCATGAACCGTAGTTCAGACGCCTCATATACGCTGGGTAAATGCCCAGGCGTCCCTCGGGTCTCTGCCCTTAAGAATGAGTTCGATCCCCCTGAACATCGTGCTTGAGCTCCATGCGTCAACAACCACGCCGTTCTCAACCTTTGCCTCGATCCTCAGGTGCCCTTCTATCCTTGTTACCGGGTCAACTACGATTTTTTTAGCCAATTCAAGCCACCTCCTTTTATATATTATTTATCTTCGTCTTCTTTGTTTTTCGGAGATATAGCCCTTGCGATCCCATGAACTACAATGCCTGCTGCCGTGGCCGCTGCAAGCCCTGCACCGACCTTGTCGGCAGTGCTCTCAACGCCAAAGCCGGGCACATTCGGAAGCCGCTTGTA contains:
- the hypA gene encoding hydrogenase maturation nickel metallochaperone HypA, with the protein product MHEVSIALSMMDELARIAKENNAKHIIAVNLRIGNASGIVTDSLKFAFDAIKLENPLISTAEIFIEEVPLEYECKECKNSFQLESIHFPSCPFCKSYKLKLLSGEEMDIVNIELEV
- a CDS encoding HypC/HybG/HupF family hydrogenase formation chaperone; its protein translation is MCVGVPMQVIEINYPSGIAEARGVKRNIGLQLLPEGDVNIGDNVIVHVGFAIEKVDKKMADEIWQGFDEILRLMDEEDAGA
- a CDS encoding HyaD/HybD family hydrogenase maturation endopeptidase codes for the protein MKITILGIGNTLISDDGVGVHIVNKLDDEYTFPDNVTLIDGGTKGLDLLPFIEGSDRLLIIDAANFKKEPGTIDTVIGDRIPAFLSQKLSVHQIGLPDMLFAAKLMGISPPEMCLIGIQPKSMDTSTEMSEEIKARFYDLYAEVLGKLSEWGINPIKK
- the cybH gene encoding Ni/Fe-hydrogenase, b-type cytochrome subunit: MMSERKRVYVWEFPVRLTHWLFVLSIVAFAITGIYIGNPYLYAYTTKEYIMGWMRFIHFVSAYVFLISFIIRMYWSLMGNKYACVCSWFPFTAEKMGSFVAELKYYLLISRKPSYAVGHTVLAGFTYLIVFLLFIFEICSGFALYSVYHTGTVWFVLGGWMRGFMYLPVIRLYHHLVMYVLIAFAIFHVYVVISSDSKEKSGLLLSIFNGYKFVTGKE